From a single Phacochoerus africanus isolate WHEZ1 chromosome 11, ROS_Pafr_v1, whole genome shotgun sequence genomic region:
- the LOC125111286 gene encoding putative olfactory receptor 8G3: protein MEDRNHSSVTEFILAGLTKQPELQLPLFLLFLGIYVVTVVGNLGMITLIGLSSHLHTPMYYFLSNLSFIDLCHSTVITPKMLVNFVTEKNIISYSECMTQLYFFIVFIIAEGYMLAAMAYDRYAAICNPLLYNVTMSYHRCFQLTVGVYILAIIGSTVHTGFMLRLLFCNTNVVNHYFCDLFPLLELSCSSIYINQLLVILLSAFNILTPSLTILASYVFILSSILQIHSTEGQVQSLQHLQFHISAFAVFSGSAAFMYLQPSSVSSMDQGKVSSVFYTCIVPMLNPLIYSLRNRDVKFALKKLWTVQNV from the coding sequence ATGGAGGATAGAAATCATTCCTCAGTGACTGAGTTCATCCTCGCTGGGCTAACAAAACagccagagctccagctgcctcttttcctcctcttcctaggAATCTATGTGGTCACGGTGGTGGGCAACCTGGGCATGATCACACTGATTGGGCTCAGCTCCCACctgcacacccccatgtactaTTTCCTCAGCAATTTGTCCTTCATTGACCTCTGTCATTCCACCGTCATTACCCCTAAAATGCTTGTGAACTTTGTAACAGAGAAGAACATCATCTCCTACAGTGAATGCATGACTCAGCTCTATTTCTTCATCGTTTTTATTATTGCAGAGGGTTACATGTTGGCTGCAATGGCATACGACCGCTATGCTGCCATCTGTAACCCCTTGCTTTACAATGTCACCATGTCTTATCACAGGTGCTTCCAACTCACAGTGGGAGTTTATATTTTGGCCATCATTGGATCTACAGTCCACACAGGCTTTATGTTGAGACTCCTTTTCTGCAACACCAATGTAGTTAACCATTATTTCTGTGATCTCTTTCCACTTTTGGAGCTATCCTGTTCCAGCATCTACATCAATCAATTACTGGTTATATTATTGAGTGCATTTAACATCCTGACTCCTTCCTTAACTATTCTTGCCTCCTACGTCTTCATCCTCTCCAGCATCCTCCAAATCCACTCTACTGAGGGACAGGTCCAAAGCCTTCAGCACCTGCAGTTCCACATCTCAGCTTTTGCTGTTTTCTCTGGATCTGCAGCATTCATGTACCTGCAGCCATCATCTGTGAGCTCCATGGACCAAGGGAAAGTATCTTCTGTATTTTATACCTGCATTGTGCCCATGCTAAATCCCCTGATCTACAGTCTGCGGAATAGGGATGTCAAATTTGCCCTGAAAAAACTGTGGACTGTGCAAAATGTATAG
- the LOC125111147 gene encoding putative olfactory receptor 8G3 — protein sequence MTERIMDPGNHSSVTEFILAGLTKQPELQLPLLFFFLGIYVVTVVGNLGMITLIGLSSHLHTPMYYFLSNLSFIDLCHSTVITPKMLLNFVTEKNIISYTECMAQLYFFIVFIIAEGYMLAAMAYDRYVAICNPLLYNVTMSHQRCFQLTVGVYILAITGSTVHTGFMLRLLFCKANVVNHYFCDLFPLLELSCSSIYINELLVLILSAFNILIPALVILASYIFILSSILQIHSTEGRSKAFSTCSSHISAVAVFFGSAAFMYLQPSSVSSMDQGKVSSVFYTCIVPMLNPLIYSLRNRDVKFVLKKIL from the coding sequence atgACTGAGAGGATAATGGATCCTGGAAACCATTCCTCAGTGACTGAGTTCATCCTCGCTGGGCTAACAAAACagccagagctccagctgcctcttctcttcttcttcctagGAATCTATGTGGTCACGGTGGTGGGCAACCTGGGCATGATCACACTGATTGGGCTCAGCTCCCACctgcacacccccatgtactaTTTCCTCAGCAATTTGTCCTTCATTGACCTCTGTCATTCCACCGTCATTACCCCTAAAATGCTGCTGAACTTTGTAACAGAGAAGAACATCATCTCCTACACTGAATGCATGGCTCAGCTCTATTTCTTCATCGTTTTTATCATTGCAGAGGGTTACATGTTGGCTGCAATGGCATATGACCGCTATGTTGCCATCTGTAACCCCTTGCTTTACAATGTCACCATGTCTCATCAAAGGTGCTTCCAGCTCACAGTGGGAGTTTATATTTTGGCCATCACTGGATCTACAGTCCACACAGGCTTTATGCTGAGACTCCTCTTCTGCAAGGCCAACGTGGTTAACCATTACTTCTGTGATCTCTTTCCACTTTTGGAGCTATCCTGTTCCAGCATCTACATCAATGAATTATTGGTTCTAATTTTGAGTGCATTTAACATTCTAATTCCTGCCTTAGTTATTCTTGCCTCCTACATCTTCATCCTCTCTAGCATCCTCCAAATCCACTCTACTGAGGGCAGGTCCAAAGCCTTCAGCACCTGCAGTTCCCACATCTCAGCTGTTGCTGTTTTCTTTGGATCTGCTGCATTCATGTACCTGCAGCCATCATCTGTGAGCTCCATGGACCAAGGGAAAGTATCCTCTGTATTTTATACCTGCATTGTGCCCATGCTAAATCCCCTGATCTACAGTCTGCGGAATAGGGATGTCAAATTTGTTCTGAAGAAAATTCTGTAG